Genomic DNA from Candidatus Poribacteria bacterium:
TGGATCGGATGGAGAAAGCGCCATCGCTCGTCCGCGGCATTGCCAAGACGGCTGTCCACCGGTTCGCTATAGAGCGTGGGCATTCCGTGATTACCGAGAGTGTCATTGACATGGCGATGGAAGCCATCATGCCGCAACGTGCCTCTGAGCAGTTGACACGCGTCGCGAAGGAAATCGCCGAACAGAAAGTGTTGGAATCAGATGCCGTCCAAACCTACATCTGTGGCGAATGCGGCTACGCCGCGCACAACCAACAGCCTGTGAAGTGTCCCGTCTGTAGTTCATCGCCGGAGCGTTTTCAGAGGGTTGACAAGGGTTCATTGCAGAATATCGCTGTAGACGAGGGGGGCACTGACGAGGAAGAGACGTTTGACGGTGTACGACTCCAATGGTCGGAACAGGCGAAAAAGGCGCTGCGCGGTGTCCCGCGCGGCTATATGCGCCGAAACGTCAAAGCACGTATTGAAAAATCCGCACGTTCTCAAAAGATTGCCACGATCACAAACGCCTTCGCAACCGAGATTATCGAAGACAGTATGGGTGAAGCGGCGGCAGTCCGTGAAGACGCTCCCGAACTCAGAGCCGTGCAAGCACAGACCGACGCTGGGAACACTGAAGTCGTTCAGGACTTTGAGAGTCCAGTGCAATGGACCGAGGAGGCAATCGAACGTTTGAACTTGGTGCCTGCTGGATTTATGCGGAATATCACGCAAACACGGATTGAGCAGCGAGCGCAGGAAAACGACGTTCCCCAAGTTACACTTGATTTCGCCGCTCGCGTCATTGAGGACGGCAGAAGTCTCGCCAATGAGGTCCTTGGGGAGTACTATCAACAGCCAAATCAGGACTGATACCCGCTCCATTCTAAAGTGTAGAAATTCCTTTGTGCCGTATCTTATAGTAGTCGGAGCCATTCAATTGTCACGAACCATTTTTGTAGGAGGGGTTTATAACCCCGATTCGGATAACTATGGTCAAAATTGCGTAAGTCCTGATGGAAATAGGCGGAGTCGCTGATATTGATGTGTAAGTGCAACTATTGTAGGACTTACGCAGTTGACCCGTTTTCATGTGGTCTTTGGTTCGTAGTAGCGCAATTCTGCGGCGTACTCGCCCAAATGCGACGTGCATTATTGCGCTTTCTTCGGGAATATCCCCTCAATTTTGGCATGAAAGCCAATTTTGCGTAAGTCCTGTATTGTTTAAAACCGGAGTAAACGATGAGCAACATTCCAGCGGTCACATTCCAAATCCTCGGTCCAAATGAAGGCGTTGCGGAGGGTTCGCACAAGGGTTTATGGTTTAAAGTGCAATCGGATCCCCCACCAGCGAGTAATCTTGTCGTTGGCGACAGTCCGGCACCGTCATGATTCTGAAGCATGAAAGCCACTCTGCAGATCTTTTTTACAGGACAGTGGAAGGTAAACTTGATGTATGGCTCGAAATTGAACCTTTCGCTTCCCTCTCTGATCTGGAGTTTCCCGTTTTCACAAACGAAGGCTATGTTATAGAGGCTGGGCATGAATTTCTGGAATACAGCGTCGGAAGTTTATCAAAAATAACGCCTTACCAGTGGAACGGTCCTGAGCGAGGCGTATGGACAGACGAGAAGCGTTGAAGGATAGCAGTTGGCGGTCAGCGATCGGCAGTCAGCCAGAGGGTGTTGTGGAGGGTAAGGCGATGTGTCCTGCAACACGAATTACTAATGGAAACCGAAAGCCGATAGCCATTTCCCTATCTCAACGAGGACCACTGAGGAGCAAGACATGAACATCATGCGAAATGTTTTACGAAATATCCTAACACTCCTACTTGGGGTGTTTATTCTGGTCGCGGATGGTTTTACAGACAACTGGCACCAGTGGCGCGGACCGAACAACGACGGTGTCAGCCAGGAGACCGACCCGCCTATCCAATGGAGCCAAACCGAGAACGTCCAATGGCGTTTGCCACTTCCCGGTGATGCTGCCTCTACGCCTGTTGTCTGGGAAGATAAAATTTTCCTGACTTCTGCTGAAGGCAACACCCTCGTCTTGATGTGTATCAGTACCGAAGGCGAAGAACTCTGGAAGCGGACTTTAGGACGCGGCAACCGCGTTGTCCGTGGCGGCGAAGGCAATTCTGCCGCGCCGTCTCCTGTGACCGATGGCGAGCACGTCTGGGCGTTCCTCGGCACCGGGGATCTCGCCTGCTACGATTTCGATGGGAATCAAGTATGGCACACCAATCTCGCTGACCGTTACGGTAGATTTAACCTCTATTTCGTCATGTCAACAACCCCGTTACTTGATAAGGATCGGCTTTACATCCAACTCATCCACAGCAATGCATGGCTCGTGCTGGCTCTCGACAAAATGACGGGGAAAGAGATCTGGAAGCATAAACGCAAAAGCGACGCAACTGAGGAGTGTGAACACGCCTATACCTCTCCGATTCTCTACCGTGATTCAGAACGTGAATATCTCGTCGTCCACGGCGCAGACTATGTCACGGCTCACAGTCTTACGGATGGGAGTGAAATCTGGCGGTGTGGTGACTTGAATCCAAAGGAGCGTTATAACTATTCCCTCCGATTCGTCGCTTCTCCGGTTGCAATGGAAGGACTTATCGTTGTTCCCTCAGCGAAGAACGGACCCGTTGTGGGCATCGATCCAGCTGCACAGGGCGACATTACGAACAGCGAATGGCAACGTTGGAAGCTTCAGCAAGGCACACCAGATGTTCCGTCTCCACTCATCCATGACGGGTTAGTGTATCTCTGTCGGGAGAACGGTGATCTGATATGTCTTGATGCCGAGACCGGCAAACAACTCTATCGAGAACGGACACATCGCCACCGACATCGCGCCTCGCCGATCTATGCGAACGGATACGTCTATCTCACATCTCGGGATGGTGTTATCACCGTTGTAAAGGCGGGACGTGAATTTGAGGTGGTTGCCAGCAATTCGATGGATGAGGTCATCGCCGCATCTCCCGTTCTCGTAAACGGGACGCTCTATCTGCGCAGTTATCAGGCACTCTATGCTATCGGTGGTTTTTAATCTGGTGCAAGCGAGTAATATCATCTCTATTTGAAGAGTTTGCGTAATGCGTGTTCTCTGTAGGGGCAACCCTCGTGGTTGCCCGCAAACTCACCGGTCACAATGTATAAGTAATTCTAAAATCTATCATAAATGAAAACTTATAGAGAACTACCAAGCGATGCCGGGTCCAACATTATCGGGCAAGTCACGGCGCAGGTGAACCGACTCCAGAAACGGCTCGCCTCGGTCAAACACACCGTCGCGATTATGAGCGGGAAAGGCGGTGTCGGCAAGAGTGCCCTCACTGCGAACCTCGCCACCGCGCTCACGCTGAAGGGGAACACTGTCGGGGTCGTCGATGCTGACATCAACGGACCGACGCTCGCCAAGATGATGGGGGTGCGTAACGCTACGCTGGAATACACACCCGCCGGAGTCAAGCCTGCGATGACCACACTCGGCACAAAACTTATCTCTATGGATCTGCTCTTGGCGGAAGACGATGCCCCGGTACTCTGGAATGCGCACACCCAGAAGGACGCGTTCACGTGGCGTAGCACGATGGAGGTCGGTGCACTCCGAGAATTCATCGGCGATACGGAATGGGGAACGTTGGATTATCTCCTACTGGATTTGCCTCCCGGAACCGATCGGCTGCCGAACGTGGCAGAACTTATCCCCGACCTCGGGGGTGTGGTCGTCGTGACAATCCCCTCTGAGGTATCGCAGCTCATCGTCAAAAAATCGATAACAATGGCGAGAGATATTCTCAAAGTTCCGATCATCGGTGTCGTCGAAAACATGGCGTGCTATGTCTGTCAACATTGTGGCGAAGAGGAACCGCTTTTTTCCAGTGACGAGACGTTGGATACTGCATTCCAGCAGGATCTTTTGGGCAGTGTCCCCTTTGATCCAAAACTCGCCCGTTCTGGTGACGACGGAACTTTGTATCTGCATGAATACCCGGACGCTCCCGCGAGCAAGGTACTCATACAGGTAGCTGAACAGGTTCAAGCATTTTTTGAAAAAAGCCCGTGAAATATGAACCCTACGTTAACCGCAAGGTATAATTAAAAATTGGTGGTGCCATGCGTGTAGCCTGCAACAACGGCGCAGGCGGGTCTACGCAAAAATCCTTGATTGATCAGATCCACCTGACCGAACCGCAAGGTATAATTCAAAAACCGCAAGGAAAATTAAAAAATGAAGTTCTTATGTACAGACTGTGATACAGCGATGAAATTTAAAGATGTAACCCGTCCCGAACAAGGCTCCGTGACAGCGCTCTTTGAATGTCCTGACTGCTTTACCGAGATCGCCATGTTCCTGAATCCGTCGGAGACCCAGATGTTAAAATCCTTGGATCTCAAACTCGGTGGGAACAACGAAGCAGCGCAACCGATGCAGATGGTGCGTTCACAGTTAGAGACAGGAAAGACCGAAGCGATGCCGAACGAGTTTTCCCCAGGAATGGGTTCCGGTGAAACCGCTGAAGGCGGCAAATGCCCGTTTACCTCTGCCATCTCGGACGCATTTCAGGAAGAGCCTGAGCCTGCTGAGCCGACCGGTCCCGCCTGGTCAGCGGAGGCACTCGAACGCTTAGAGCGAATTCCCGCGTTTGTCCGTCCGATGGCGAAGATGGGGATTGAGAGTTTTGCCAAAGACAACGGACATGACGAGATTACAGCCGAAGTCATGGATGCCGCACGCGGCAACTTCCCCGCACAATTCTAATACTGAGTTAACCTTGATTTATTTCTCCGTTACGTTCCTCAATCCCTTATTGTAGGAGCGAGTTTTACTCGCGATTCTGTTCGGAGTGCACACCATGGACTATCAAGACAGTCGCTGGATACAAAGGGCCGATAGTTTTCGCAAAGCATTTTCGCGATTGAAAGAAGGAGTGGATTTGGCACGACAGCGTGAACTGTCGGACTTGGAAGCACAAGGATTAATACAGGGATTTGAATATACCCATGAATTGGCGTGGAATGCCCTGAAGGATTTTCTTCAAACACAAGAATTTAAGTTATACGGTTCAAGGGATACAACCCGTGCGGCTTTCAAGGAAGGGTTAATCGAAAATGGGGAAGCGTGGATGGAAATGATCCGCCACCGCAATTTAACCACCCATACCTACAACGAGAGCGTTGCTAAAGAGGTTGTTTCTGCGGTTCTTAATACATATTTCTCTGAATTTGAGACGTTGCTCGGAAAAATAGAGTACCTAAAACAGGAACAATCGTTATGAAGTACGGTTTATCAGATCGCACCCTCGAAAAAATCCGAGGCGTTTTCAGCCGTTATCCTCAAGTGGAGAGGGTGATTTTGTACGGTTCACGCGCCGCAGGCACCTACCGAAACGGATCCGACATTGACCTTACGCTCTGTGGGGCGGCATTAACGCACAGCATCCTCTCCCGAATTGACACCGAATTAGACGATCTACTCCTGCCCTATACCATTGATCTCTCCATTTTTCATCAGATTGATAACCCTGCTATGGTCGAACAGATTCAGCGTGTCGGCGTAAACTTTTACGAGAAATATACGGATGCCTGAGAAAGCTCCAATCCTATAAATCCTCTAATCTTGTAAATCCTGATTCAGACAATATACACACCACATCCCGCCTGACACACTATCCTTCTTTCACCGCACTTTTTCGTAACGCCCTTAACCGAAATGACGTTAACTCCTTCAGGAGAGAAATTTTTGAAAATTCGCGTTAAAAACCGAACTCGACGAAAAAACTCCAAAACATGTTCCTGCGCTTGAATTCGCTTGAATTCGCTTGAATTCGCTTGAAGGAGGAAAATGACGAATGTTCTTTAATAAATTGAAATTTATCTTAAT
This window encodes:
- a CDS encoding P-loop NTPase is translated as MKTYRELPSDAGSNIIGQVTAQVNRLQKRLASVKHTVAIMSGKGGVGKSALTANLATALTLKGNTVGVVDADINGPTLAKMMGVRNATLEYTPAGVKPAMTTLGTKLISMDLLLAEDDAPVLWNAHTQKDAFTWRSTMEVGALREFIGDTEWGTLDYLLLDLPPGTDRLPNVAELIPDLGGVVVVTIPSEVSQLIVKKSITMARDILKVPIIGVVENMACYVCQHCGEEEPLFSSDETLDTAFQQDLLGSVPFDPKLARSGDDGTLYLHEYPDAPASKVLIQVAEQVQAFFEKSP
- a CDS encoding PQQ-binding-like beta-propeller repeat protein gives rise to the protein MNIMRNVLRNILTLLLGVFILVADGFTDNWHQWRGPNNDGVSQETDPPIQWSQTENVQWRLPLPGDAASTPVVWEDKIFLTSAEGNTLVLMCISTEGEELWKRTLGRGNRVVRGGEGNSAAPSPVTDGEHVWAFLGTGDLACYDFDGNQVWHTNLADRYGRFNLYFVMSTTPLLDKDRLYIQLIHSNAWLVLALDKMTGKEIWKHKRKSDATEECEHAYTSPILYRDSEREYLVVHGADYVTAHSLTDGSEIWRCGDLNPKERYNYSLRFVASPVAMEGLIVVPSAKNGPVVGIDPAAQGDITNSEWQRWKLQQGTPDVPSPLIHDGLVYLCRENGDLICLDAETGKQLYRERTHRHRHRASPIYANGYVYLTSRDGVITVVKAGREFEVVASNSMDEVIAASPVLVNGTLYLRSYQALYAIGGF
- a CDS encoding nucleotidyltransferase domain-containing protein, with the translated sequence MKYGLSDRTLEKIRGVFSRYPQVERVILYGSRAAGTYRNGSDIDLTLCGAALTHSILSRIDTELDDLLLPYTIDLSIFHQIDNPAMVEQIQRVGVNFYEKYTDA
- a CDS encoding PCP reductase family protein, translated to MGSGETAEGGKCPFTSAISDAFQEEPEPAEPTGPAWSAEALERLERIPAFVRPMAKMGIESFAKDNGHDEITAEVMDAARGNFPAQF
- a CDS encoding nucleotidyltransferase substrate binding protein, with product MDYQDSRWIQRADSFRKAFSRLKEGVDLARQRELSDLEAQGLIQGFEYTHELAWNALKDFLQTQEFKLYGSRDTTRAAFKEGLIENGEAWMEMIRHRNLTTHTYNESVAKEVVSAVLNTYFSEFETLLGKIEYLKQEQSL